A genomic stretch from Mya arenaria isolate MELC-2E11 chromosome 10, ASM2691426v1 includes:
- the LOC128205310 gene encoding vitelline membrane outer layer protein 1-like, with amino-acid sequence MLFIVVITLLLNGCNCFLLADQTPRNVTQQLTVTNGGDSGTWGVKQFCPSRQFAVGYDIKVETYQFTGDDTSLNAIKLICSDANGASFAKQTITSSVGPWGDWKGQVTCNQRPEVVMFLKAFSLQVESPQGNGDDTAVNWAKFDCRDMQDSTPMEELNKDPGHGSFGTFGAWSESCRPGSAICGMMTRVEPVLTNTGDDTALNDVIFYCCQEQDPEILG; translated from the exons ATGCTGTTCATCGTGGTAATAACGTTGTTGTTAAATGGATGTAACTGTTTCCTTTTGGCCGATCAGACACCGAGAAATGTCACACAACAGCTAACG GTGACCAATGGTGGCGACTCTGGCACGTGGGGGGTCAAACAGTTCTGCCCATCCCGACAATTTGCTGTTGGATACGACATTAAA GTTGAGACGTATCAGTTCACAGGAGACGACACTTCTTTGAACGCCATTAAACTAATATGCTCGGATGCCAATGGCGCCAGTTTTGCGAAGCAAACCATCACTTCAAGTGTTGGACCGTGGGGCGACTGGAAGGGCCAAGTCACGTGCAACCAGAGGCCGGAAGTTGTAATGTTCCTCAAAGCGTTTAGTCTACAAGTCGAAAGCCCA CAAGGTAACGGGGACGACACAGCTGTTAACTGGGCAAAGTTTGATTGTCGGGACATGCAAGATTCTACACCAATGGAGGAGCTAAACAAGGATCCCGGACATGGGTCGTTCGGAACATTCGGGGCGTGGTCTGAGTCCTGCAGGCCTG GTTCCGCTATTTGTGGAATGATGACGCGTGTTGAGCCAGTTCTGACGAACACTGGTGACGACACGGCGCTCAATGACGTCATCTTCTACTGTTGCCAGGAGCAAGATCCGGAAATTTTAGGCTGA
- the LOC128206566 gene encoding vitelline membrane outer layer protein 1-like, which yields MLTLLVITVALCFHGNAAFFLETSSRNVTQTLSSTNGGQFGSWGRAEFCPQGQWAVGYDMKIEKYQFTGDDTALNSIALICSDMDGAHFGSHAITSTEGPFGDWKGRVTCNQRPSKPMFLSAFSLQVETPQGSLDDNGATWVKFQCEDMYGTTQMEELNKDPGKNSFGDFGPYSSSCAAGSAICGLKTKVEGNQGSNDDTTLNDVQFYCCNARDPGH from the exons ATGTTGACGCTTCTTGTTATAACGGTTGCTCTGTGTTTCCATGGGAATGCAGCATTCTTCTTGGAAACGTCTTCTAGAAATGTAACACAAACATTGTCG tCGACCAATGGTGGTCAGTTTGGGAGCTGGGGTCGGGCGGAGTTCTGTCCACAGGGACAATGGGCTGTAGGATATGACATGAAG ATCGAAAAGTACCAGTTTACTGGCGACGATACGGCACTGAACTCTATAGCGTTGATCTGCTCGGACATGGATGGGGCCCACTTTGGCTCGCACGCCATAACCTCCACTGAGGGGCCGTTCGGGGACTGGAAAGGTCGAGTCACGTGTAACCAACGTCCGTCGAAGCCCATGTTTTTGAGCGCGTTTAGCCTGCAAGTCGAGACCCCG CAAGGTTCCCTGGACGATAACGGCGCCACCTGGGTGAAGTTCCAATGCGAGGACATGTACGGCACCACACAGATGGAGGAATTGAACAAGGACCCGGGCAAGAACTCATTCGGGGACTTTGGGCCTTACTCCTCAAGCTGCGCCGCAG GGTCCGCAATTTGCGGCTTGAAGACAAAGGTTGAGGGGAACCAGGGAAGCAATGACGACACGACACTCAATGACGTCCAGTTTTACTGCTGTAACGCCCGAGACCCCGGCCATTAA
- the LOC128205313 gene encoding vitelline membrane outer layer protein 1-like has product MMFIVVITLLLNGCYCFVLGDQTPRNVTQQLTVGNGGPFGTWGVKQFCPSQQFAIGYDIKVESYQLTADDTSLNAIKLICADAESYSAETTITSAMGPWGDWKGPATCIQGTGDIMYLSAFSLQVEGTQGSSDDTSANWAKFQCRDMYGIKPMQELNKDPGHGLFGTFGAWSASCMPGSAICGIRTKVEPVQNDGDDTALNDVIFYCCHE; this is encoded by the exons ATGATGTTCATCGTGGTAATAACGTTGTTGTTAAATGGGTGTTACTGTTTCGTTTTGGGCGACCAGACACCAAGAAATGTCACACAACAGCTAACG GTGGGCAATGGTGGCCCATTTGGCACGTGGGGAGTTAAACAGTTCTGTCCATCCCAACAATTTGCAATTGGATACGACATCAAA GTTGAGTCGTATCAGTTAACAGCAGACGACACTTCTTTGAACGCCATCAAACTAATATGCGCGGACGCCGAGAGCTATTCAGCAGAGACGACAATCACTTCCGCTATGGGACCTTGGGGCGACTGGAAGGGCCCAGCCACGTGCATCCAGGGCACGGGAGACATTATGTACCTCTCCGCGTTTAGTCTACAGGTGGAGGGAACT CAAGGTAGTAGTGATGACACATCAGCCAACTGGGCGAAGTTTCAATGTCGGGACATGTACGGGATTAAACCAATGCAAGAGTTAAACAAGGACCCAGGCCATGGGTTATTTGGAACCTTCGGGGCGTGGTCTGCATCCTGTATGCCTG GTTCCGCTATTTGTGGAATAAGGACGAAGGTGGAGCCAGTTCAAAACGATGGCGACGACACAGCGctaaatgacgtcattttctacTGTTGCCATGAGTAA
- the LOC128206452 gene encoding protein D2-like, which produces MEAFKTEGVVPDVIDNLPPAVLQLTWAETCLSPGGRMWPRDVRSPPSVSYDAEPDSYYTLICNDPDAPSRADPKFGEFHHWLVTNVPGCRIEDGDERTAYIGSGAPKGTGLHRYVFLLYKQPSGKIDFSDVDKIPNSSAEGRRKHSARKFAASHSLELVAGNFFLAEYDESVPDLHRQLGFTK; this is translated from the exons ATGGAGGCATTTAAAACGGAAGGAGTGGTTCCGGATGTGATTGATAACCTGCCTCCAGCTGTTCTGCAG TTGACATGGGCTGAAACGTGTCTTTCCCCAGGTGGCCGGATGTGGCCCCGGGACGTCCGCTCCCCGCCGTCTGTCAGTTATGACGCCGAACCTGACTCTTACTACACGCTGATTTGTAATG ATCCGGATGCGCCGTCACGAGCGGATCCGAAGTTTGGGGAGTTCCACCACTGGCTGGTGACCAACGTTCCCGGATGTAGGATAGAAGATGGAGATGAGCGAACCGCATATATTGGTTCCGGTGCGCCAAAAGGAACAG GTCTCCATCGTTACGTGTTTCTGCTGTACAAACAACCATCGGGAAAGATAGACTTCTCCGACGTCGATAAAATTCCCAACAGTTCAG CCGAGGGTCGGCGCAAACACAGCGCTCGGAAGTTTGCTGCCAGTCATAGCCTAGAGCTAGTGGCGGGAAACTTCTTCTTGGCGGAATATGACGAAAGTGTCCCCGACCTTCACCGACAGCTGGGGTTTACtaagtga